One window of Puntigrus tetrazona isolate hp1 chromosome 14, ASM1883169v1, whole genome shotgun sequence genomic DNA carries:
- the sparc gene encoding SPARC: MRVWIFFLFCLAGKTLAAPTEEEPVVEEELEVGANPVQVETGEFDEAIEVVEDVIAENPCLNHHCKKGKVCEVDDSNEPMCVCQDPLTCPAPVGDFEHVCGTDNKTYESSCQFFATKCALEGTKKGHKLHMDYIGPCKYIAPCMDNELNEFPLRMRDWLKNVLVTLYERDEDNNLLTEKQKLRVKKIYENEKRLQAGDHSLDLLALDFEKNYNMYIFPVHWQFGQLDQHPIDGFLSHTELAPLRAPLIPMEHCTTSFFEQCDADQDKYIALEEWANCFGIKEQDIDNDLVI; encoded by the exons ATGAGGGTTTGGATCTTCTTCCTGTTCTGCCTCGCTGGCAAGACTCTGGCTGCTCCT ACCGAAGAGGAGCCAGTTGTTGAAGag GAGCTGGAAGTGGGAGCCAACCCAGTCCAGGTGGAGACCGGAGAGTTTGATGAGGCCATTGAAGTCGTGGAGGATGTTATTGCTGAGA ACCCCTGCCTAAACCATCACTGCAAGAAGGGCAAAGTGTGTGAGGTCGATGACAGCAACGAgcccatgtgtgtgtgtcaggaccCTCTGACCTGCCCCGCCCCGGTCGGAGATTTCGAGCAT GTCTGTGGCACTGACAACAAGACCTACGAGTCCTCCTGCCAATTCTTTGCCACCAAATGCGCCCTGGAGGGTACCAAGAAGGGCCACAAGCTGCACATGGACTACATCGGACCCTGCAAAT ACATCGCCCCCTGCATGGACAACGAGCTGAATGAGTTTCCCCTGCGCATGAGGGACTGGCTGAAGAACGTGCTGGTGACCCTGTACGAGCGCGATGAAGACAATAACCTGCTCACCGAGAAACAGAAACTCAGG GTGAAGAAGATTTACGAGAACGAGAAGAGGCTGCAGGCTGGGGATCACTCTCTGGACCTTCTGGCCCTGGACTTCGAAAAGAACTACAACATGTACATCTTCCCCGTTCACTGGCAGTTTGGCCAGCTTGACCAGCACCCTATCGATGG CTTCCTGTCCCACACCGAGCTGGCTCCTCTGCGTGCTCCTCTCATCCCGATGGAGCACTGCACAACCAGCTTCTTTGAGCAGTGCGATGCTGACCAAGACAAATACATCGCTCTGGAGGAGTGGGCCAACTGCTTTGGAATCAAAGAGC AGGACATCGACAACGACCTTGTCATCTAA